In the genome of Desulfobulbaceae bacterium, the window TGAAGAGTAAAAAAAACATTTATTTTGTTTCTGGTTGTACCGGCATTGTTGCAATGGATGTAGGAAAATCCCTTCTGGGTCAATTTCCGGAAACAATCTTTCATGAAGAAAAATTTCCTTTTATAAAAAATATCTCTGATGCTCTGAAAACTCTCAACTATATACTCAGACAATCTTCAGGGTCGAAACCAATAGTATTTAGCAGTCTGGTTAACCCCGAAATAAGAGAAGTTTTTAACCACTCTGAAGTAGAGCTCTTTGATATTTGTGATGCTTTCCTTGATCGTCTCGAAAACTGTCTACATGAAAAAGCACTGCTCCTGCCTGGTTTCTCGAGGTTTATCGATGACAACGGTATCTCTAACAGGGCCAAGGCGATCGATTACTGCCTTGAGCATGATGATGGCAAAAGAACTGACGATTACGACAAAGCTGATGTTATTGTGCTCGGGGTATCCCGTTCCGGAAAGACACCTCTTAGTATTTATCTTGCGACTCACATGAAGCTTAAAGCAGCAAACTACCCTCTGACCGAAGAGACTTTGAACAGTTACCGCCTCCCTGAAGGAATCAGCAAAAACATAAAAAAAACCGTAGGTTTGACCACAAATCCCGAGATACTCAGCCAGATACGACAAGAACGCTACCCGAACAGTAATTACGCAAAACGTTCAGAGTGTCTGCAGGAGTTGAGGCAAGCGGAACAGATTTATCAAAAATATCACATTCCATACATCAATACTTCTAGAAAATCTATTGAGGGGCTAGCGGCTCAAATTTACCAGGAAATTGGTCCTTACAAAAAGACAAGTCTCTTGAATGAAACGAACCCGCTAATAGAAAGACGAATTTATGATAGATACATCATAAAAGATGTTTATTTAATGGTACAAGGAGATTACATCGGCCAACTGGTCGATATCAGTGAGAGAGGATTGGCCTTTTTGCCCATTACTTCGTGTCCTTTAAAGGATAGATGGAACGTAGTATTAGTTAATAAAATAAAAAACATATCAACCACAGAACTATCTTTAAAGGTTATTCGCCCTGACAATCAACATACATCGAAATCGTTTGACACATCACCAAAACCTATTGCCGCTATTTTTGACTTTCCCAGTAGCAAAGAGCAGGGTTTAGTTAAGGAGTTTATCCGGCAGTCCTGCTGACCTCAAGGGGGCACCAGCG includes:
- the ppsR gene encoding pyruvate, phosphate dikinase/phosphoenolpyruvate synthase regulator yields the protein MKSKKNIYFVSGCTGIVAMDVGKSLLGQFPETIFHEEKFPFIKNISDALKTLNYILRQSSGSKPIVFSSLVNPEIREVFNHSEVELFDICDAFLDRLENCLHEKALLLPGFSRFIDDNGISNRAKAIDYCLEHDDGKRTDDYDKADVIVLGVSRSGKTPLSIYLATHMKLKAANYPLTEETLNSYRLPEGISKNIKKTVGLTTNPEILSQIRQERYPNSNYAKRSECLQELRQAEQIYQKYHIPYINTSRKSIEGLAAQIYQEIGPYKKTSLLNETNPLIERRIYDRYIIKDVYLMVQGDYIGQLVDISERGLAFLPITSCPLKDRWNVVLVNKIKNISTTELSLKVIRPDNQHTSKSFDTSPKPIAAIFDFPSSKEQGLVKEFIRQSC